The stretch of DNA AGGAACAAGAACGGGCCGAAGCGATCGAGGCCGCCAAGGTGGCGGAAGTTGAAGCTGAAGAAGTGGCTCGCAAAAAAGCAGAGAAGAAGGCTGCCAAGGAAGGTGTGAAGCCCTCGGAAAAGAAGGCTGGCACAACGAAGAAGACCGACGCAAAATCTGCGTCGGCCAAGCCCGCTTCGAAGACCGTTGCCGCTAAAGAAACGCCATCGAAAACCACCAAGGTGGCGTCGAAGAAGACTGCATCAACTTCGACTCCTGCGACCAAGAAAAAGGCTGCGGCGAGCAAGCCGGCTAGCAAGAAGGTTGCCAAAAAATCGGCCGCCTCAACACCCGCTAAGAAGACGTCCAAGAAGAAGTCCGCTACCAGCGAGACTGCGAAAAAGGCCCCCGCTAAGAAGGCTGACAATCGAAAGCTCACTAAACGTAAACCTCGCTAGGTAAACCTGTAAGTTTGGTTTTCGTTTCCCGTTACTAATCTTCACCGCTCAAACTAAATCAACTTCACCGCTGATTCATCATGGCAGGACACTCAAAATGGGCGAACATTCAGCACCGAAAAGGTCGCGTGGATGCCGCTCGTGGCAAACTGTGGAGCAAGCTCAGTAAAGCAATCATCATCGCTGCCAAAGACGGGGGCGGTGACCTAAGCGCGAACTTTCGGTTGCGGAAAGCAGTTGATGATGCCAAAGCGGTTTCGATGCCCAAGGACAACATCGAGCGGGCCATCAAACGTGGCACCGGAGAAATCGAAGGCGGTCGCCTCGAAACATTGATCTTTGAAGGGTACGGTCCCGGCGGCGTCGCGGTGATGTGCGAGACACTGACCGATAATCGCAATCGCACTGGCCCCGAAATGAAGACGCTGTTTTCAAAGTTCGGCGGCGAAATTGGTAAGACGGGCTGCGTGTCCTACCTATTTGACCGCAAAGGCGTGTTTGTGTTCGCTCCCGGTACTGACGAAGAAACCGTCACAATGGTGGCGCTCGAAAATGGTGGCGAAGACGTCGAAGCGAGTGAGGACGGAAGCTTACAAGTCACCTGTGCTCCCGAAAGTTTCCGAGACCTCGAAGAGGCGTTTGATAAAGCGGAACTCAAGACTGAATCCGGTGAGGTGCTACAGGTGGCTCAAACGACCGTGGATGTTGATGCGGAATCCGCAAAGCGAGTGCTCCGACTCCTCGAAGCGATCGACGAACACGACGACGTCCAAAACGTCAGCACCAACCTCAACATCACCGACGAAATGATGTCGGAAGATTAGTCGCGACGCAAACGTCGATGGACGTTTTGCTCAGTGCCCGCGGATTCCTGATCAACTGACTTGATCGTCGAGGACTTGCCGTGATCGTACCCTAGGGAATCATGCGAACGGCCATTCATTTTAGCGACCAAGAAATGCAAACAGCGAGAAAGCTGCGTGCGGCCGGTTTGCCTTGGGTGCCGATGCCAGGTCAATTTGTGTTAGATGAGCATCGCGTGGTCGAGCGGGAATCGCCCTTTCAAGACGGGGTCTTTTTTGTACTCAATTACGAGTACTTCATGAAGATCGCAGGTGGGGAAGAACGGTTTCGCCAAATCATGTTGTGGCTACCTATGTGGGAAGATTGCCGTGCGTCGCTTCGAGCCTTGGGCGTAGGCGATCACGAAGTCGCCGATCGACTGAAGCAGTGCAACGGGTTTGTCGACGGTCTCGAACGCAGTCATTTGTACGAGTTGCTGCTTGAGAGATTGGAACGTTCGCCGTGACCAAACAACGCAATCGTGACAGCAAGCCATGCATGTGCTGCGGGCGACCATTTGCATGGCGGAGAAAGTGGTCGCGTTGCTGGCACGAAGTCAAGTTTTGCAGCGAACGTTGTCGTCGCGAATTCACGTCAAAGAAATCAAATGAAGTCCAACAAGAAAAGTCGCAGTCATGAATCAAGCCAATTACGTCGTTGTGGGTGGAAGCCGAGGAATCGGGTTGGGAATCGTCAAACGATTGGTCGTTCGCGGTGCGAGTGTTACTGTGCTCTCGCGTACTTCCGATGAATTGAACTTCGACGGTGTAAGGCATGTTCCGTTCGACGTGTTGAATGATGGCGTTCCCCAAGACGCGATGCCAGCAACCATTGATGGATTGGCGTATTGTCCAGGTTCGATCAACCTGGGGCCTCTGCGTGGCGTAAAAGCTGACGTAATGCTGGCCGACTATCAGCTCAACGTGATTGGAGCGGTTAAGTGTGTACAGGCGGCTATGGCTGGCATGAAAGCGGCTCAGCGTTCCTCGGTCGTGATGTTTAGCACGGTTGCCGTTCAACAAGGTTTGCCAATGCATTCGGTCGTGGCAGCGAGCAAAGGAGCCCTTGAGGGGCTCACTCGCACTTGGGCTGCCGAATTGGCTCCGCACTCGCGGGTGAACTGTATCGCGCCTTCATTGACCGACACACCGCTTGCCGAACGGTTGTTGTCGAGTGATGAAAAACGGGAAGCGATGGGCAAACGCCATCCTTTGGGACGAGTGGGTACCATTGACGATATTGCGGCAATGGCCGAGTTTCTGTTGACCGACGCTTCGTCATGGGTAACCGGACAAGTTTTCGGCGTCGACGGAGGAATGTCGTCGCTCAGAGCGTAGTGTGATTTGGTCAGGCTGTTACCTAGGCCAGCTTTGTGTTAACACTTCGCGATTATGGTACATCAAGAGCGACACATCGGATTGGCAAGGGCGACCGGAATCGGCGTCGGTGCTATCGTCGGAGGTGGCATTCTAGCATTAGCGGGTGCCGCGTTCGCTGCGACGGGACCATCAGCGATTCTGGCGTTTGCGATCAACGGCGTTATCGCGTTCTTGACGGCGTTAAGCTTTGCAGAGATGGCGTCGAGGTTTCCCGAATCAGGCGGAACCTACACGTTCGCTCGAAAAGTATTATCCGTCGAATCAGCGTTTACCGTGGGCTGGGTGGTTTGGTTCGCATCGATTGTGGCCGCGGTTCTATACGCACTCGGTTTTGCCAGTTTCGCAATTTTGTTGGCGTCGGAAGTCACGACAACAGCGGGTTGGCAGGCACCTTGGATCACTGAAAACCCCAACCTTCCGTCGTTGATCGCGATTGGTACAACGCTGGTCTTGGCCGTCTTATTGATGGTGAAAACGGGCGGCGGCGGCGACTTCGCAAATATCGCCAAGTTGACGGTCTTCGGGATCTTAATTGTCGGTGGATTTTGGGTGCTGGCTCGGCAAGATCCTGCACAAACAACAAAGTCATTGAAACCTTTCTTTGCCGGTGGGGCGGGCGGTCTGCTGCAGGCGATGGGGTACAGCTTCATTGCGTTGCAAGGATTTGATCTGATTGCAGCGGTCGGCGGCGAGGTCAAGAACCCTCAAAAGAATATTCCTCGAGCGATGATGGTATCTCTGCTGATCGCGCTCTTGATTTACTTGCCCTTGCTGTTTGTGATTGCCACGGTGGGAACTGATGGAATTCAAAGCGTAACGGAACTGGCCAACGACAATCCAGAGACCATCGTTGCCTTTGCGGCCAAAAACTACTTGGGCACCTCGGGCTATTGGTTGGTGCTGATCGCTGCCGTACTTTCGATGTT from Rubripirellula amarantea encodes:
- a CDS encoding YebC/PmpR family DNA-binding transcriptional regulator, giving the protein MAGHSKWANIQHRKGRVDAARGKLWSKLSKAIIIAAKDGGGDLSANFRLRKAVDDAKAVSMPKDNIERAIKRGTGEIEGGRLETLIFEGYGPGGVAVMCETLTDNRNRTGPEMKTLFSKFGGEIGKTGCVSYLFDRKGVFVFAPGTDEETVTMVALENGGEDVEASEDGSLQVTCAPESFRDLEEAFDKAELKTESGEVLQVAQTTVDVDAESAKRVLRLLEAIDEHDDVQNVSTNLNITDEMMSED
- a CDS encoding DUF2256 domain-containing protein, translated to MTKQRNRDSKPCMCCGRPFAWRRKWSRCWHEVKFCSERCRREFTSKKSNEVQQEKSQS
- a CDS encoding SDR family NAD(P)-dependent oxidoreductase — translated: MNQANYVVVGGSRGIGLGIVKRLVVRGASVTVLSRTSDELNFDGVRHVPFDVLNDGVPQDAMPATIDGLAYCPGSINLGPLRGVKADVMLADYQLNVIGAVKCVQAAMAGMKAAQRSSVVMFSTVAVQQGLPMHSVVAASKGALEGLTRTWAAELAPHSRVNCIAPSLTDTPLAERLLSSDEKREAMGKRHPLGRVGTIDDIAAMAEFLLTDASSWVTGQVFGVDGGMSSLRA